The genomic segment GTCCATACCATCTTCCTTATTTACGGTTATGACCTTTTGGGTGTCATAATTATAATTTTGTAACCCTCTATCTGTGGCAATCCACAAGGATTTTTCATCTGGTGTAATCACATTGATAACATTAGAAGCTAAGCCATTTTTCATATTTAATTTATACTGTAAACTATCATTTATAAAACCATACAATCCCTTATTATAAGTGGCTACCCAAACCACATCATCTGCTGTTATTGCAATTTTAGAACCATAAATAGGGGTATTATTATAGGTGATTTGTTTATAGGCTTTTGTCTTTAAATCGACCACACCAAAACCATCAATAAAATTAGAATAAGCTTTAGTTTTATTCTTGTTTAAGACGGAACCATAACTTCTCACCAAACGCAATAAAGACAGGGAATCTCCTTTTTTACTATATAGAGATAAGGCATGCGGAAGGCTCACTAAATATTGGTCTTCATCGTAAACAGAGATAGATTTTGTTACAATCAACTCGCTTTTCTTATTCAATTCTTCTCTTGAGTTATGAAAAACCGACTCAGTTGTCGCTACCATTAAGAGATCATTAGATAGTGCGTTGTAACAAATGCCGTAAATATTGTTCCTAAACGAAACATCAAGTTGTTTTATACCATTATCTGTTTTAGAATAGTTAAAAATATTAAAGTCCGAAGTCGCCAAATACAAGTTTTCTTTGTCAGTTTTTTCAATAGCAGTAACCCCTACATTATTTGGTAAAGCTATTTTTTTTAAGGCAAGATTGGGCATTACAAAAACACCGTTTTTTAGCGTTGTCACCCAAAAATTAGTATTGGAATCTATGATAAGATCTGTAGTGTAGCTATTCTTAAAATAGCGTTCACTAATCCTTAGTTTATTATTTTTAATTTCAGTAATAAAAATACCTCTATTCGTTAACACCCATAATTTATCTTTGATTTGGTAGGCATTCACCACTATTAAAGAAGATAATATTTCTGGTAATTGCACCTCTCGTAAATCCTTGTTATTAGTAATATAAAACATGGTATTTCTTTTTGAAGATATTAATTCATTGAAGAAAAACACATGATTATTATATTCAAAAAACTTTTTTGATCCACTTTGTTGAGTGGTTTCAAATGGATATTTATGAATTGGTTGAACGTTTTTTAAAGCCGTATCTTCTGTAAAATAAATAAGGTTATTTTTATTAAAATAGAAACCATCTTTATGAGCGTTTAAATGATTAAAATGATCTTCATAGAGTTCATTAATCGTATTGACAACGGTTTTGGTATCTAAATTTACACTAACTAAATTATTATTTGCAGAAATTAAAAGATGACTATTATAGATATAGAAATCTACTAATGTATTGATATCTTTAAAGTCCTTGAAGAGTTTTAGTTCATCATCTTCCACATAAAAAAATTGACCTGAAAGATTATTACACCATAGACGTCCTTTTGCATCTAAAGTTAGTCCAAATAGTGACCTTCCACGTTTTACAGGATTAGTGAATAGTTTATAATGCTTACCATCATAACGATACAAACCTTTATCTGCTGCTAACCAAATAAAACCTTCTTGATCTTCAAGGATGTCATAAAACTCAATATCTGGTAAGCCATCTTTTTCGGTGAGGTGAATAGACACAGGTTGTTGAGCAGCTACAAACCAAGTTATTGTAAAAAAAAATAAATATTGAAGCCCTCTTAATTTCAACTAGAAAAATTTAGGGTTGAATTTACAAATTAATCTATTGGACTTTATTTTTATTTAGTAGAAAGCACTTTTTGACTAATGAATGGTAAGTATTCCCCTAAATGAATTAAAATAAATAGACGAGACCAAGAGCTATAAACGCATAGAACACGATTAGAAACAATTCTAATTTGTATTGTTTGAAGTACTTCATGCTTTAATAAAAAGAAAAGTTGAACTCAAATAAATTAGTCCAACTTTTCTTAATCACTTATTTTAAATTATTAAATAGCATTGGTGTTAATTTTACACGTATTTACAAGCAATGTGTGCTATAACTTGCATTACTAGAAATAGACCAACCAGTAAAACCATCTGTAGCTCCGGCATCCACCTGTACACAACTTAAAGTGCTTGACCCCAATTCCATTCTCCACATATTAGCATTGTTTCCGTTTGCTATGTTTACCGAATTTGAAAAACTATTGCTACCGCCTTTTAAATCGGTTAAGTTTACCAACATGCTTACATCTAAATTTTCTAAATTATTACCTTCTAACAATAATTGTTCTAATAGTGTATTATTAGAAACATCAATCGCGGTTAGATTATTATCGAATAATTGCAAGTTTTTAAGATTAATATTATGACTAACATTAATGGTTAAAAAACTATTATTATTTGCTACTAAAGATCGTAATGCCGTTAGTTTTTGCAAGGCCGTTGTAGGTAAATCGTCAATATTAGAGTTTCCTATGCTTAAAACTGCAACTCTACTATCTTCAACTGTAACACCATCCCAAGTTGAAACATCCGTTGATGTAATATCCCAAGTTAAGGTATTGTTTGTATTAGCATTATAAATTTCAATTAGTGCATCACGATCACTTTCTAAGACGTAATTTGGTGTAGCATCATCATCACTGTTACAAGCCGTTAATAATAAAATAGCGAAGAGCAATGTTACGGGTTTAAATATTTTCATTTGTTTTAAGGTTTAGCTTATACCATTCCTCATTTTAAACAAGAAATGGTATGAAGATTTGAGTTTTAAATTTATTTGTTCTTTGTTCTAGAATATTAGTTTATGGACACAGTATTACCACAACCCGAATTTTTGCGGTACACTTGTACATTAGTAGAATCATAAGCATTACTTCCACCAGACTTCGTTATTTTTTGTAAATAAGCATCTTGATCACAGCTCCACCTGGCTGTTCCACCAGCACTAATTCTTGTTCCTGGATTACTACTTCCAGCTCTACCTACATAAATTTCATTATTCGAGTTATTACGAAGTGTTACCGTGTTTTTTAACTCTGATGCCTGATAGTTTGCCTCATTTTGTTTTATTCTTCTTTGCAAGTCTTTATACTCTGGCGTAGCCTTGATTGAATCGTTATAACGTTTTATTTCTTCGTCTCCAGCTTCTCTTGCGCGTTTAATTTTGGCAATATCTGTTTTGTCTTGGGCCGTTATTGGACTCGCTTGTTTGGCTTTCATCGCCGTGACGTAATCGTTGAATATTTTTTTAATATTTACCGTTTGAATATACTTATAGGTTGGTGATTGTCCTGTAGCTTCTAACTTTGCTTTCATGCGTGCTATAAAACCACCTTTCTTTTTTTTCTTCTTTCCTGAGTCATCTTTTGCTTCGGTACGATCTTTAACCATGACATATACAGCTGTAACATCCTCAACTTTTGGAACACCGTTACTTGGGATATAACTAATATCAAATATCAAATCGTCAATGACCATGTAACCATCTAAGCCTCTTTTGTGAATATTCTTTATAGTCATTACATTTGGGTAACTATCTACTCTACCATAATCGCTTATTTCCGACATACCAAAACCACCATAACTTTCTGAAATGGGATTAGCTTCAAAGCCTACAGGTTGTCCTGTTGCCAATTTTTTTACGGTTATTGTTACCGCTGGTTTTCCACTTACAATAGCTATAGTACCATCGTCATTTATAGATATGCCAGAAAAACCTTCGTAGGTTGCTGTCTCACCATTAGCCTCTAGAGCTTCGTAAAAGGTTTTTTGAGCTTGCGCTATGGTTGCTGTAAAAATTAAAGCAACCGTTATCATTATTTTTTTCATAATAGGTTAAATTTTAAGTTTATATAGTGTCAAATATCGAATATGACAGAGCTAAAAAATGAAGTAAGTTTCTGAAATGCCGTTTTTAACTTCTAAAAAATAAGGACTTCTAAAAATTTGAATTACCCCGAAATTTATTCAGAAACCGCTACAACAAACGCTTTAATTTTTTGTTGTGTCATAGCAATAACCTTCGCTTCATTTTTGCTGTAAAAATTACTATAACTAAAGTCCGTCCAATCTTCGCTATCTGCATCTGCTGCTTTTACCATAACAAAACTTTCGTCATCGTAGGTAATAACAAAAAGTCCGTAATCGTTGTAAAAAACAGGAATCCCCAACTCTCTACTTTCTTCTTTTTGATACTTATAAATTGCAGGCATACATTGAGCACAAGCCGCAATTGCTAATACCTTATCGCCTGCAAACTCTCCATATTGAAAAAGTTTAGATTTGGTTGGCTTATTGCCTATCCACTTTTCGGCTTCTAACAAATGGTAAGTACCGTTAATGGCTTCTGTAGGAATTTCACTTTGAGAAAAAAGCACAGATGATGTAAATGCTATAATAAGGTAGTCTATAATTGTTTTCATAATTAGGTTATGTTTTAGATTTATAACACAAATATCTATGATGCTGTCGTTGGTTTAGTGTATCAGTTTCTAAAACACCACTTTCAACTTCTAAACAAAAAAATCTCGTAAGCCTTACACTTACGAGATTTCTAAAAAAACACAACTATGTATTATTCCTTGATGAAACGTTTGGTTGAAACGTTTCCGTTTACATCTTCTATTTTAATTAAGAATACTCCGTTTGGTAAACGAGAAACATCAATCTGTTTATTTTCAGTTCTAATCACTTCTTTACCTAAAATAGAATAGACGCTTGCTTGTTTGATGTTTTGAGTCATTTCTATGTTTAATATTGAATTTGTTGGATTTGGATATAGTTTGATTTCGTTTTCATTTAGTTGAAAATCATTTGTACTTAAAAATGGTGCTCCAAACTCATAAACTCCCATATCTACAGTTGTATTAAAAACACGTTGGTTTCCTAATAAATCTGTGGATTCAAAAACAAAACTGTTGTCTCCTGTATCAACCGCAGGCGAACCAGAAGTTAATGTAAAGTCCCCATTTGCAGCATCCGTAAATAGAGGATTAGAGTTAGTTGTATTACTTGTATTTGTAATTACAGCATCGTTAAAATTGGCTTCATCTATAGAATTTAAAACATTTACAGATGTAGGTGGCTGTTCATATAAATCTGTTATAGAACGTGCAGTTAAACCACCAGTAGCTGTATTACCCCAAAAAATAGAATTAGCTACTGTTGTATTTACTGCCCCTGCATTTCCGTTACTTCTACTTATAGCTAACGTTGATCTACTAAAGTTATTTAAATTTTGCTCTGTACCTGTATCGCTATTACTAACGAATGTAGAATTAATGATGTCTATATTTAAAGTAGAACTGCTACTAATACTTAAATTCCTAAGCCATGCCGAACTACCAGCATAGCCTTGTGCAGTTGTACTATTCAAATTTCCTGCAATATTACCATCAAATAAACTATTGGTAATATTTATATTTGCATCAGTATCGTCACGAACAAAGCTATATATAGCTGTTGCCCATCGAGCCATATTATTAGAGAATATACAGTTTTCAATATTCAACTCACCTAATATCCCTGTTCCATTAAGATCATATTCAGCTAATAAACCTGCATTGCCGTTTCTTGAAACATTATCTTTTATAATACAATTTTTAAGGGTTAGCTTAGTAACCCCAGAATCTTTTACAATTGCACCACCACTCTCAAAAGCATCTAAATTATTATGTGCATCACTTACTGTTATACCTTCTAATAATAAATTATTTCCGTATTCCGTAATATTTATAACATGGTAACTATTATCTGCATTTCGAGTTGTGTTTGAATAGCTAGAAATAAAATCGGTTGTATTTACATCATTATCTTGTAAATCTCCTGATAAAATAGTCGTATTTAAAACATGATCTGCATCAGATTCCTGAGTTTCTGTTCCATTAAACCCTCCGATAATTTTTAAATTTTCTTTGTTTACTGTAAAATAAACGCTTCTATCAAAAGCATGTGGTTTATAATTACCTGACGCAACCCAAATATGATCACCAGAGTTTGCCAAATCTAACGCTGTATTTAAATTAATATATGCATCAGACCAGCTACTACCATCATTATTTCCTGTTGCATTATAGTTAACATAAGTTGGTATTCCTGTATTCTTAAAAATAAGGGGTGCAGACCATGATGAATAACTACCATTTCCACAATCTTTTCTAACATAAACTTTATAAGTTTCTGGCGATGTTCCAGTAATAGTTGTACTTGCTCCTCCTGAAACACTTGAAACAACTGTAGCAGAAGAAAAAGGTTGAGAAACTTCATGATACGCAATATCCACAGTTTGTGTACCTGGTACATTTACATCTATATTTGTAGCTGTAATATTAGAAGTAAATAACTGATTAGTAATTCCAACACAAAAATTATAGTCACCAATAGATGTTATTTCTGCAGCTGATATCTCTCTATCATAAATTAATATATCATCAATAACGTCTCTATAACTGCTTGTAGCCGTCGGGTATGAAGATCTATTTCTTGCTAAACCAACAATACCGTTACTATCAAATCCTCTATTACTATAACTTGAGGCACTTGGATTCCCAGTCGAATCCACTAATTGTCCGTCAACATAAATTTTTGAAATTAACATATGTGTTGTAATAGCAATATGATGCCATTGATCATCACTAATATCCATAGATGTTATATTATAAACAATATAGTTAGAACCCACATTAAATCTTGAATAGTGGTTTATCTCTCCATCTTTTAAATAAATATGGTAACCTTTGTTAAAAGTTCCTCCAAGGTCATAAATTATTGTTCTTTCATTATTATCATTGGTTGCCGTCTTAATCCAAAATGACAAAGAAATATCATCATAAGAAGAGTCGTGATCTAAGTTTACTCGTTGAAAATCATCTCCATTTAACTGTAAAGCTCCATTAGCTGTACCAAATCTATCATTAACAAATAGTGAAGCTGATCCATGTTGAGAAAAATTAGCGCCATTAGCACCATCTACTAAAGACCCATTATCAAATCCATACTGAGCTATTAAATTAGTAGTAGGAAATTGGGCGAAAGAAAAACTACATATAAGTAGTAATAAATAAAATAATTTTGTTTTACTCACGAGACATTTATTGATTATGTGTTCGTTAAAAAATGTAATTTTTTTCATAATTGGTTTTTATTAAGATTTAGAAAACAAATATCTACTATGAAGCTTCATTAAAATGGGGTGAGTTTCTGAAACACCATTTTCAACTTCTAAAGCAAAAAAATCTCGTAAGCATAACACTTACGAGATTTCTAAAAAAAAACAAAACTATGTATTATTGTTTGACAAAACGTTTGGTTGAAACATTTCCGTTTTCATCTTCAATTTTAATTAAAAATACACCGTTTGATAAACGAGAAACATCGATCTGTTTATTTCGAATTTTTAATACTTCTTTACCTAAGAGAGAATAGACAGTTGCTTGTTTGATGTTTTTAGTCATTTCAATGTTTAAAATTGAACTTGTTGGGTTTGGGTGTAATGAGATTGAATTTAGATTAAAATCATTTACGCTTAGTGAGCAATTAGTGCTAAAACCTGTTTGCGTGTCAATGTTTGTCCAATTAGAATCACTGTAAGCGACATTATCTACCTGAATACAAGTAAGATTTGGATTTCCATCTGCTTCAAAATTAGAAAAATTACTATTATTTCCATTTGCAACATTTAAACTTGTTAAATCATTTTGACCAACAACTAAAAAAGTTAAAGCTGAATTAGTGCTCACATCTAAACTTGTTAAACTATTAGAAAAAAGGCTTAATTGCTCTAAAATTGTATTTGAAGAAACATCTAAAGTTGTTAAATTATTTAAACTAGCAAACAATGTTTCTAATACGGTATTATTAGAAAGATCTATAGATGTAAGTTGATTATCATTTGCATGTAAGGCCGTAAGATTTACAAAAGCCTCAATCCCTGTTAAATCTGAAATAGATTGACCTGAACAAGAAATTAATCCTGTAAAGGCAATTGCTTCACTACATTGTATTTCTGCATCACCATTGGTGTTTATAGCAGTGTTTCCAACTAAATAAGATTTAAAGTTGGCATCTGGGATGTTTACAGTACAAGGTGCCAAATTGGTGTCTGTATATTTATAAATACCTGGTAGTGTTCCAACCACAGCGATATAAATATCTTCACCATCAATATCTATACCTCTTGGATTATTGATCGATTGACCTATGTACGAAACTACTCCTGTACCCGATTTATGAATTTTACGAATATATCCTGTACTTGCACTGCTAATAAAATACAGATAATCATTTACAAAATGAATTCCCCATGGTTTTGGCAAACCACTTTTCACCAATTGAGCCATTGGTGCCGCTGCTGCTAAGTCTATTTTATAAATAGCTCCATTACTGCTGCCTGTACCAGTATATGTAAAATACATAATTGACCCTTCATTAGTAACATCTGCTATATATTGATGACTTACTGGCAAGGAAGCAACAAATACACTCGAGTTAACACCTGTAGCTTTACGTAATTCGTGTAGCGAATTATTATTAGGATTTGTAGATGTAAAATATAATTCATCATTATAAATGTAAACTGTAGACACAGTTCCTGAGGTATTTAATGCTTCATAAGAGCTTGTTGGTATTGTACCTTCAACATAAGCCGATCTAATACCATAACCTGGCACATAAATATTCTGGTTTAGACTCCAAAGATTATAGCCATTATAACTTATACCATTACTAGTGAACCCTGTAGCCACAGTTTCGAAATTATTTGTCCCAACTTGATTTTTATTAGCTCTTAATAGATTAGCATTACTCGTGGTATAGACATAATCATCTACTACTGTGACACCTCTTGCGTCTCCGCTACCTGATGCAATTCTTGTTTGCGCATAACTTAATGTTGAAATTAACATCAATAATAAAAGTAAATTTGTTTTCATAGGTTAAGAATTTTAAAGTTTATAAAATCAAATATCTTAAACCAGCCTACTAAAAATGCGCCTTAACTTCTGAAACACCACTTTCAACTTCTAAAACAAAAAACCTCGTAAGCATAACACTTACGAGGTTTCTAACAAAAACAAAACTTACTATTATTGCTTGATAAAACGTTTGGTTGAAACGTTTCCGTTTTCGTCTTCAATTTTAATTAAAAAGACACCATTTTCTAGACTTGAAACATCTAGCTTTTTATTTTGAGTTTTTAATACTTCTTTACCTAACATAGAATAGACAGTTGCTTGTTTTATGTTTTGAGTCATTTCTATATTTAACATTGAACTTGTTGGGTTTGGCTGTAATGAGATTGAATTTACATTAAAACCATCTACGCTTAATGCTGCGCAATCGTCACTATAACTTGCTGTTGGATCTTTTTGCCAAGTTGTTGGTGGTGTGAAGGCTGCGTCTATTTGAATGCACGTTAAATCTTGGTTGTTAAGTGCATTAAATTGAACAAAATTCGCATTGTTTCCATTTGCAACGTTTAAACTTGTTAAGGAATTGTTGTTTGCTTGTAAAACATTTAAAAAGGTGTTGTTTGATATATCTAAACTTATAAAACTATTATCATCAATCTGTAAAGATTCTAGAGCTAAATTTGACGATACATCTAAACTTGTTAAACCATTATTTATACCCTTTATATTTTTTAAAGCTGTATTTGATGACAGGTCTAAATTTGATAAAGTATTAGATTGAAAGGATAGATTTTCTAAAGCAGTATTTGATGATATATCTAGATTCGTTAAACTATTAAAGTCTAAAACGACACGAACTAAAACTGTATTATTAGAGAGATCTATACTTGTGATACTATTATTATAACAACTTAAATAAACTAAAGCCGTATTAGAAGATATATCTATACTTGTTAAATTATTGTTACCAGAAGATAATACTACTAAAGCTGTATTAGATGATACATCTAAACTTGAAATACTGCTATTATTATCACACCAAAGACGGGTTAAAAGCGTGTTTGTTGAGACATCTAAACTAGACAATGCGTTAGATTGACAATACAATTCTAGTAAAGCTGTATTTTGAGAAATATCTAAACTCGTTAATGCATTATCTCGACAATTTAAAATTGAAATATTTGTAAAGGCCTCTATACCTGTTAAATCTGAAATATTTAAACCATTAACAATTACGGCTCCAGTAAACGCACTGGCCTCACTACATTGTATTTCTGTATCACCATTGGTGTTTATGGCAGTATTACCAACTAAGTAAGCTTTAAAGTTTGCGTCTGGGATGGTTACTGTGCAAGGTGTATAAGGTGAAAACACAATATCATCAACTCCAAAATTTTGTGAACTACCATTAGTTAATGATATATCTATGCTGCTAACATTAGTCCAATTTAAGTTCACTGAAACAGCATTTTGAGCAACATTCGCTGTTACAACGGCATTACCTGAACTATTATTTGGCGTAAAAGTCCAGTTAGTACTACCTGCATCGGCAGAAAAAGCTTTGAGGCTTTGAATATCTATTGCAGGAAAAAAACTTAATCGAACAACTTGTTGAGGTTGCTGATTCATAACAGCCTTGCCTGTAGTGCCTTGAGTAAACGTACCTAACAGAATAGGTGTACCGTTAACAGGGTCTGAAAAATTAACTTCATTACCACCTACAATTTGTTGTGCAATAATGTCTTGATTAGACGAACCAAAACTTAGTAATGTTCCTGTCTCCCAATCAAAAGTCTGTCCATAACTCAATGCAGAAATTAGCGTAAATAATAAAAGTAATTTTGTTTTACTCACGAAACATGTATTGATTAAGTGTTCGTGAAAAAATGTAATTTTTTTCATAATAGGTTAAGAATTTTAAAGTTTATAAGACCAAATATCTTAATCCAACCTATTAAAAATGACACTGAACTTCTGAAACACCACTTTCAACTTCTAAACATGAAAATCTCGTAAGCAGTAAACACTGACGAGATTTTTACAAAAATGTTATACGTTTTTAGTCAATATTTTGAATCCAATTTATGGCGAAAGAAAGCACATCGTCTTCGACTTTAATATCTGGATGAACAGGCTCATAGATATTAGAATCGCCATTTGCGCCAATATCATACGTAGAACTCACGTAAACATAATTACTAGAATTAGGAAGTGTGAAACTTAATAGTTCTCCAAAATCATTGGTATACTCTCCTGTTGCTTCACCTATTAATGTACTTAGCTTATACGTTTTTACAGCATCTGCTAAAAAATTAGCACTAGAAAATGTACTCGGACCAATTAAAACACAACTGGTTCCTTCAAAAAAGTTTTTCGGCTTTATGGGTTGTGTTAATTCAGATTCAAGATCTTCAATAATGGATTGATTCTCTGATGCTGTATATGTATCTAAAAATTCTTTACCTAGATGTTTTTCGTATACAGGATTACTTTTGTACGTTGTTTTAGCAAGATTGCTAACTTTCCAAAACCGTCCACTAGATTGTCGGTATGGTGTGGTTGTGATATACGATAATAACAAATCGTTTAATCCCGAATCGCCTCCACCATTTTCTCTAATATCAATTATGAGCTTCGTAATATTTTCTTCTTTTATGGTCTTAAATGTTTCTTTTAAAAACGCATCAAAGGCATCGTAATCATTACATCTGTTATAAGAAATGAGTCCAACATTATTGTTTCTAATTTCGAATGTATAATCTGATGCCACTTGGTTTTTACGCATTAACGTGTTTAACTCCGAAGCCTCTATTCCTGTGGTTTGAACCTCTTGTTCCATATCATTGATTTTTATGGCATACGGAGCTTCTATTTTATCTGTAAAAAACAAATAGAGTGGTAATACTTTTTCACAAGACACACGTTTAAAAGATTCGATTCCGCCCAAATAAGACATACATTCTTTATACAAATCAATGATACTAATCCCATTTATAGACTTAATAAGCGTTCCATTTGGGATTTCTAAAATAGACGACCGCGTCACTACAAAATCTTGATGGTTATTGATTAATTTTCCTGAGAAAGGTAGAAATTGGTAACTTTTTAATTCAGGTATAATTTTAGGATTTTGCCAATCCATAACCGTATGACCACCGCTCATTTGTGACACGAGTTTCATTCCGGTTGCAATAAATTGTTTAAGCGTGATTGAATCTTGGCTAAATTCCTGTAGTAGTTCTTTTTTATTTTGATTGAATTGCTCCCTACTTACTTTAAAATAAGGATTGTAATGGACTTCTTCTATCGTTTTAACGGTATAATCTAAATCTGCTATAGCTTTATCAGTTGCGATATAGGCATTGTTTTGAGCATATAAAGGACAAACTAGAAAGACAATAGAAAAGATAAAAAAAAGCGACTTCATAATTTCTTTAAATAATTTCAATGCTTTTAGTGAGCACCTCTTCATTAAACATTAATTAGGTTACTTTAAAATGATTTAGGACTTCAAAATAAAATCAGTAGTTGATCAAATTCTACTTTGAACGTGTAAAAAAGCTATCCTATATTTTGAACTATAGTTAAAAACTCTTCCTTTTTATCTTTTGAGACAGAAACCGTTTCATCGTTATCCATGATAATATAACCGCCATCTTTTTTATAATATTCTTTAATATACTTTAAGTTGATTAAGTACGAACGATGTGGTCTGTAAAACATAGGAATAGTATCTAATAATTCTTCAAAATGTTTTAATGGCTTACTGATTAACAGCTCTGAAGCATCTTGCACATGAACTTTGGTGTACATACCATCTGCCTTTAACAGGATGATATCATCAAAATTCACAAACTTGATACCATCTGCAACTGGAAGTGCTATTTTTTTAAAATTAGACGATTTTAAACTTTTCTGAAGCTCATCTAATTTGATGTTAATATGAGATTTCCCTATGTTAATAATCGCTTTATCAATTGCATCACTAAGCTTATCTAATCGCAGTGGTTTTAATAAATAATCTACAGCCGAAAGTTCAAAAGCCTTAATAGCGTATTCGCTATAAGCCGTTGTAAATATAATTTCGAAATTACGATGTGTTTCCTCCAAAAAATCAAAAATTTCTAAACCCGAATGCTCTGGCATTTCAATATCTAAAAATACAATTTGTGGTTGTTCAGCTTTTATAATTTGGACTCCACTTAACAAATCTTCAGCGGTAAAAACAGTAGTCACTTTTTGGCAATTCTCCTCTATTAGTATATTAAGCAATTTTCTTGCTTTAGGTTCGTCGTCTATAATTACTACTTTCATATGTGTTTATTTTATTAAAGCATGTTTAATGATTAATCTGTAGTGTATGGGATTGTAATATCAACTTGCGTACCTACAGGTATATCTTTATCAAACAGATCGGTAATAATGACACCAACTTGTTTTTCCTTTCCGTAGTTTAATAATGCTAATCGATCTTGAGTAGCTTTAGTAGCAAAAGACGGATGACTTTTACGACTTCTCGATTTAAATTTTTCAGCTTGTGCTCTACCAACACCATTATCTACAATAATACATCGTACTGTTTTTGATTCATCATTTATAAAGAAATTGATTTTTAAATTCCGATCTGTTTTACGATGTAACAATCCATGTTTTAGAGCATTTTC from the Winogradskyella helgolandensis genome contains:
- a CDS encoding leucine-rich repeat domain-containing protein — translated: MKIFKPVTLLFAILLLTACNSDDDATPNYVLESDRDALIEIYNANTNNTLTWDITSTDVSTWDGVTVEDSRVAVLSIGNSNIDDLPTTALQKLTALRSLVANNNSFLTINVSHNINLKNLQLFDNNLTAIDVSNNTLLEQLLLEGNNLENLDVSMLVNLTDLKGGSNSFSNSVNIANGNNANMWRMELGSSTLSCVQVDAGATDGFTGWSISSNASYSTHCL
- a CDS encoding LamG-like jellyroll fold domain-containing protein translates to MKKITFFNEHIINKCLVSKTKLFYLLLLICSFSFAQFPTTNLIAQYGFDNGSLVDGANGANFSQHGSASLFVNDRFGTANGALQLNGDDFQRVNLDHDSSYDDISLSFWIKTATNDNNERTIIYDLGGTFNKGYHIYLKDGEINHYSRFNVGSNYIVYNITSMDISDDQWHHIAITTHMLISKIYVDGQLVDSTGNPSASSYSNRGFDSNGIVGLARNRSSYPTATSSYRDVIDDILIYDREISAAEITSIGDYNFCVGITNQLFTSNITATNIDVNVPGTQTVDIAYHEVSQPFSSATVVSSVSGGASTTITGTSPETYKVYVRKDCGNGSYSSWSAPLIFKNTGIPTYVNYNATGNNDGSSWSDAYINLNTALDLANSGDHIWVASGNYKPHAFDRSVYFTVNKENLKIIGGFNGTETQESDADHVLNTTILSGDLQDNDVNTTDFISSYSNTTRNADNSYHVINITEYGNNLLLEGITVSDAHNNLDAFESGGAIVKDSGVTKLTLKNCIIKDNVSRNGNAGLLAEYDLNGTGILGELNIENCIFSNNMARWATAIYSFVRDDTDANINITNSLFDGNIAGNLNSTTAQGYAGSSAWLRNLSISSSSTLNIDIINSTFVSNSDTGTEQNLNNFSRSTLAISRSNGNAGAVNTTVANSIFWGNTATGGLTARSITDLYEQPPTSVNVLNSIDEANFNDAVITNTSNTTNSNPLFTDAANGDFTLTSGSPAVDTGDNSFVFESTDLLGNQRVFNTTVDMGVYEFGAPFLSTNDFQLNENEIKLYPNPTNSILNIEMTQNIKQASVYSILGKEVIRTENKQIDVSRLPNGVFLIKIEDVNGNVSTKRFIKE
- a CDS encoding sensor histidine kinase codes for the protein MKLRGLQYLFFFTITWFVAAQQPVSIHLTEKDGLPDIEFYDILEDQEGFIWLAADKGLYRYDGKHYKLFTNPVKRGRSLFGLTLDAKGRLWCNNLSGQFFYVEDDELKLFKDFKDINTLVDFYIYNSHLLISANNNLVSVNLDTKTVVNTINELYEDHFNHLNAHKDGFYFNKNNLIYFTEDTALKNVQPIHKYPFETTQQSGSKKFFEYNNHVFFFNELISSKRNTMFYITNNKDLREVQLPEILSSLIVVNAYQIKDKLWVLTNRGIFITEIKNNKLRISERYFKNSYTTDLIIDSNTNFWVTTLKNGVFVMPNLALKKIALPNNVGVTAIEKTDKENLYLATSDFNIFNYSKTDNGIKQLDVSFRNNIYGICYNALSNDLLMVATTESVFHNSREELNKKSELIVTKSISVYDEDQYLVSLPHALSLYSKKGDSLSLLRLVRSYGSVLNKNKTKAYSNFIDGFGVVDLKTKAYKQITYNNTPIYGSKIAITADDVVWVATYNKGLYGFINDSLQYKLNMKNGLASNVINVITPDEKSLWIATDRGLQNYNYDTQKVITVNKEDGMDSYNINSIVVQDDDVFFGSNMGLYQFDANTIIKTRQTLQPYFTSVAILEKDTIVQSNYELDQTDSEIRFGFNVNGFQSNEFVNYEYQLEGYSDNWIAVEKGLDFVKFNTLPAGKFTFHLRAKNTFQKTYTEPICVSLNVRLPFYKTWWFYSSILLISITIVWWYFSRKTARLNVSQQQALEKAKINQQLVFSQLENLRSQMNPHFIFNALNSIQDYIILNEKVLARNYLVKFSRLIRTYLEHSQTNEITLQEEIKTLKLYLELEKERFDDDLKFEIHVDKTLNIETIYVPSLFIQPYVENALKHGLLHKKDNKKLMLKFIKDTNQKRLICEIIDNGIGRAASATIKNQRVGNHKSFATSANQKRIDLLNRSQDKKVKLEVEDVYNTHQVVSGTKVTITIELAH